From a region of the Lepus europaeus isolate LE1 chromosome 17, mLepTim1.pri, whole genome shotgun sequence genome:
- the CALHM1 gene encoding calcium homeostasis modulator protein 1: MDKFRMIFQFLQSNQESFMNGVCGIMALASAQMYSAFDFNCPCLPGYNVAYSAGILLAPPLVLFLLGLVMNNNVSMLAEEWKRPPGRRAKDPAVLRYMFCSMAQRALIAPVVWVAVTLLDGKCFLCAFCTAVPVTVLGNGSLAPGLPGPELARLLARVPCPEIYDGDWLLAREVAVRYLRCISQALGWSFVLLTTLLAFLVRSVRPCFTQAAFLKSKYWSHYIDIERKLFDETCTEHAKAFAKVCIQQFFEAMNHDLELGHTHGALATAPSASAAPTPPDSPEDEREKLRGITDQGTMNRLLASWHKCKPPLRLGHEEPLVGNGWAGGGPRPPRREVATYFSKV, translated from the exons ATGGACAAGTTCCGGATGATCTTCCAGTTCCTGCAGTCCAACCAGGAGTCCTTCATGAACGGCGTCTGCGGCATCATGGCCCTGGCCAGCGCCCAGATGTACTCGGCCTTTGACTTCAactgcccctgcctgcccggcTACAACGtggcctacagtgcaggcatcctgcTGGCACCCCCGCTCGTGCTCTTCCTGCTCGGCCTGGTCATGAACAACAACGTGTCCATGCTGGCGGAGGAGTGGAAGCGGCCACCGGGCCGCCGGGCCAAGGACCCCGCCGTGCTGCGCTACATGTTCTGCTCCATGGCTCAGCGCGCGCTCATCGCGCCCGTCGTCTGGGTGGCCGTCACGCTGCTGGACGGCAAGTGCTTCCTCTGCGCCTTCTGCACGGCCGTGCCCGTGACCGTGCTGGGCAACGGCAGCCTGGCGCCTGGCCTGCCCGGCCCTGAGCTCGCCCGCCTGCTGGCCCGGGTGCCCTGCCCTGAGATCTACGACGGCGACTGGCTGCTGGCCCGCGAGGTGGCCGTGCGCTACCTGCGCTGCATCTCCCAG GCCCTGGGCTGGTCCTTCGTGCTGCTGACCACGCTGCTGGCATTCCTGGTGCGCTCTGTGCGGCCCTGCTTCACCCAGGCCGCCTTCCTCAAGAGCAAGTACTGGTCCCACTACATCGACATCGAGCGCAAGCTCTTCGATGAGACGTGCACAGAGCACGCCAAGGCCTTCGCCAAGGTCTGCATCCAGCAGTTCTTCGAGGCCATGAACCAtgacctggagctgggccacaccCACGGGGCGTTGGCCACAGCCCCCAGCGCCTCGGCGGCCCCCACGCCCCCCGACAGCCCTGAGGACGAGAGGGAGAAGCTGCGGGGCATCACCGACCAGGGCACCATGAACAGGCTGCTTGCCAGCTGGCACAAATGCAAACCTCCCCTGCGTCTGGGCCACGAGGAGCCCCTGGTGGGCAacggctgggctgggggcgggccccGGCCCCCACGCAGGGAGGTGGCCACCTACTTTAGCAAAGTGTGA
- the CALHM2 gene encoding calcium homeostasis modulator protein 2, translating into MAALIAENFRFLSLFFKSKDVMIFNGLVALGTVGSQELFSVVAFHCPCSPARNYLYGLTAIGVPALALFLIGVILNNHTWNLVAECQYRRTKNCSAAPNFLLLSSILGRAAVAPVTWSVISLLRGEAYVCALSEFVDPSSLTAGEEGFPPAHTMEILARFPCGEGPANLSGFREEVTRRLKYESQLLGWLLIGVVAVLVFLIKCLKHYCSPLSYRQEAYWAQYRSNEDQLFRRTAEVHSRVLAANNVRQFFGFVALNKDDEELIEKFPVQGTQPRPQWNAITGVYLYRENQGLPLYSRLHKWAQGLAGNGTAPDNIEMAPLVS; encoded by the exons ATGGCCGCGCTGATCGCAGAGAACTTCCGCTTCCTGTCACTCTTCTTCAAGAGCAAAGATGTGATGATTTTCAATGGGCTGGTGGCCCTGGGCACGGTGGGCAGCCAGGAGCTGTTCTCTGTGGTCGCCTTCCACTGCCCCTGCTCGCCGGCCCGCAACTACCTGTACGGGCTGACGGCCATCGGTGTGCCCGCGCTGGCGCTCTTCCTCATTGGCGTCATCCTCAACAACCACACCTGGAACCTAGTTGCCGAGTGCCAGTACCGGCGCACCAAGAACTGCTCGGCTGCCCCCAACTTCCTCCTCCTGAGCTCCATCCTGGGCCGCGCAGCCGTGGCCCCCGTCACCTGGTCTGTCATCTCCTTGCTGCGTGGCGAGGCCTATGTCTGCGCCCTCAGTGAGTTTGTGGACCCCTCCTCGCTcacagcaggggaggagggcTTCCCGCCAGCCCACACCATGGAAATCCTGGCCAGGTTCCCTTGCGGAGAGGGCCCTGCCAACCTGTCGGGCTTTCGGGAGGAGGTGACCCGCAGGCTCAAGTATGAGTCCCAG CTCCTTGGGTGGCTGCTCATCGGCGTGGTGGCCGTCCTGGTGTTCCTGATCAAGTGCCTCAAGCACTACTGCTCCCCGCTCAGCTACCGCCAGGAGGCCTACTGGGCACAGTACCGCTCCAACGAGGACCAGCTCTTCCGGCGCACAGCCGAGGTGCACTCGCGGGTGCTCGCCGCCAACAACGTGCGCCAATTCTTTGGTTTCGTGGCGCTCAACAAGGATGACGAGGAGCTGATTGAAAAGTTCCCAGTGCAAGGCACTCAGCCAAGGCCACAGTGGAACGCCATCACCGGCGTCTACCTGTACCGTGAGAACCAGGGCCTCCCACTCTACAGCCGCCTGCACAAGTGGGCCCAGGGCCTAGCGGGCAATGGCACGGCCCCTGACAACATAGAGATGGCCCCGCTGGTCTCCTGA